One region of Limnospira fusiformis SAG 85.79 genomic DNA includes:
- the nusG gene encoding transcription termination/antitermination protein NusG, whose translation MTFGSDESEQLNVMSEIDSEPEYAPGQVRWYAVQVASGCEKRVKLNLDQRVQTLDVADRILKVEIPQTQAIKLRKDGSRQHSQEKVFPGYVLIQMKLNWNNEFNQWDVDDEAWQVVKNTPHVINFVGAEQKRHSGRGRGHVKPLPLSPSEVDRIFRQTQQQEAVVKVEMASGDHILVLSGPFKDFEGDVIEVSPERNKLKALLSIFGRDTPVELEFNQVEKQG comes from the coding sequence ATGACTTTTGGATCAGATGAGTCAGAACAACTCAATGTAATGTCTGAAATAGACAGTGAGCCAGAATATGCGCCAGGACAAGTCCGCTGGTATGCTGTTCAGGTAGCATCTGGCTGCGAAAAGCGGGTGAAACTGAACTTAGACCAACGGGTTCAAACTCTGGATGTGGCTGACCGGATTCTCAAAGTGGAGATTCCCCAGACTCAGGCGATTAAACTCCGTAAGGATGGCAGTCGCCAGCATAGTCAGGAAAAAGTATTTCCGGGCTATGTGTTAATCCAGATGAAACTGAACTGGAATAATGAGTTCAACCAGTGGGATGTTGACGATGAGGCTTGGCAGGTTGTCAAAAATACCCCTCATGTGATTAACTTTGTCGGGGCAGAGCAGAAACGTCACTCCGGGCGAGGGCGGGGCCATGTTAAACCCCTGCCATTAAGTCCATCAGAAGTTGATCGGATTTTCAGACAAACCCAGCAACAGGAAGCTGTTGTGAAGGTAGAGATGGCGAGTGGGGATCATATCCTGGTGCTATCTGGCCCGTTCAAAGACTTTGAAGGGGATGTCATTGAAGTGAGCCCGGAACGTAATAAGCTCAAGGCCTTACTGTCGATTTTTGGACGAGACACGCCAGTGGAATTGGAGTTCAATCAGGTTGAAAAGCAGGGCTAA
- the secE gene encoding preprotein translocase subunit SecE, whose protein sequence is MSKKEEAGIQEVPKGFSVGGFLKETKEELDKVVWPTRQQLLSESAGVLLMVMLSATLIYLIDNFFRWSSGQVFG, encoded by the coding sequence GTGTCAAAGAAAGAAGAAGCAGGGATTCAGGAAGTCCCGAAGGGGTTTAGTGTTGGTGGTTTTTTGAAAGAAACCAAGGAAGAACTAGATAAGGTGGTCTGGCCTACTCGCCAGCAACTGCTGAGTGAATCGGCGGGAGTCTTGTTAATGGTAATGCTTTCAGCAACACTAATCTATTTAATAGATAACTTCTTTCGTTGGTCGTCGGGGCAGGTATTTGGATGA
- the rplS gene encoding 50S ribosomal protein L19: MQAQEIIRAIEQEEIESIKTKVQKGSIPKIYVGDTVKVGVRITEGGKERIQPYQGTVIAMRNGGINETITVRRIFQGVGVERVFLLHSPRIASIKVIMRGKVRRAKLYYLRDRVGKATRVPQRFDRPL; this comes from the coding sequence ATGCAAGCCCAGGAAATTATCCGCGCCATTGAGCAAGAAGAGATCGAGAGTATCAAAACCAAGGTCCAAAAAGGAAGTATCCCTAAAATCTATGTAGGAGATACGGTGAAGGTCGGTGTGAGAATCACTGAAGGTGGAAAGGAAAGGATTCAGCCCTATCAAGGGACGGTAATCGCTATGCGTAATGGTGGTATCAACGAAACCATCACCGTCCGTCGTATTTTCCAGGGGGTTGGGGTAGAACGGGTGTTCTTGCTCCACTCACCCCGGATTGCTAGTATTAAGGTAATCATGAGAGGGAAGGTCCGTCGGGCTAAATTGTACTATCTTCGCGATCGCGTTGGGAAAGCGACGCGAGTTCCTCAGCGTTTTGATCGTCCTCTTTAA
- the glyQ gene encoding glycine--tRNA ligase subunit alpha, protein MNFQSVIATLNQFWSDRGCLIAQPYDTEKGAGTMSHHTFLRAIGPEPWSVAYIEPCRRPTDGRYGENPNRFQHYYQYQVLIKPSPNNIQEIYLDSLRVLGINPEDHDIRFVEDNWESPTLGAWGVGWEVWLDGMEITQFTYFQQCGGIDCRPVCIEITYGLERLAMYLQNVDAIVKIAWTDEINYGDIHLQGEIEQCTYNFEASNPELLFNLFSLYEQEAEQLIEQGLVLPSLDYVLKCSHSFNLLDARGVIAVTERTRYIGRIRNLARRVAHCYLEQREGLGFPLLKSPQAA, encoded by the coding sequence GTGAACTTTCAATCAGTTATTGCCACCCTGAACCAATTTTGGAGCGATCGCGGTTGTTTAATTGCCCAACCCTATGATACCGAAAAAGGGGCAGGAACCATGAGCCATCATACATTTCTACGGGCGATCGGTCCAGAACCGTGGTCTGTGGCGTATATAGAACCCTGTCGCCGCCCTACAGATGGACGTTATGGGGAGAACCCTAACCGCTTTCAACATTATTATCAATATCAGGTACTAATCAAGCCTTCTCCCAACAATATCCAAGAGATTTATTTAGACTCTTTGCGGGTACTAGGAATCAATCCAGAAGACCATGATATTAGGTTTGTCGAGGATAACTGGGAGTCACCCACTTTAGGTGCTTGGGGTGTAGGTTGGGAAGTGTGGTTAGATGGGATGGAAATTACTCAGTTTACCTACTTCCAACAATGTGGAGGAATTGATTGTCGTCCGGTTTGTATTGAAATCACCTATGGATTAGAAAGGCTGGCGATGTATTTGCAAAATGTAGATGCTATTGTCAAAATTGCTTGGACTGATGAGATTAACTATGGTGATATTCATCTACAGGGGGAAATAGAACAATGTACCTACAATTTTGAAGCATCTAACCCCGAGTTACTGTTTAATTTATTCTCGTTGTATGAACAGGAAGCGGAACAGTTGATTGAGCAAGGTTTAGTTTTACCGAGTTTAGATTACGTCCTCAAGTGTTCCCACAGTTTCAATTTATTAGATGCTAGGGGGGTAATTGCGGTGACTGAACGTACTAGATATATTGGCAGAATTCGGAATCTGGCGCGTCGGGTGGCTCACTGTTATTTGGAACAGCGAGAAGGTCTGGGTTTTCCCCTCCTCAAATCTCCTCAAGCGGCTTGA
- a CDS encoding DUF2079 domain-containing protein yields MVLLLHRYFTFYASYDQGIFNQVFWNGIHGRFFQSSLSSALSTNVVHQGQFPNVSYHRLGQHFTPALLLWLPLYAIFPSPVTLSVLQVTLVTAAGLVLYLLARQYLEPPLSALIVVSFYGANAVIGPTLANFHDVSQIPLFVFTLLLAMEKGWWWLFWILSVLILGVREDAGVVLFGVGVYMILSHRFPRRGLIVCVLSFGYMLVLTNLIMPLFSADISQRFMMERFGQYAEGDEASTLQIIWGMVSNPLRFIQQLFTPFGRTVTYLLGQWLPLAFIPAIAPGSWMIAGFPLLKLFSAQGMSVLAITIRYAMTVVPGLFYGSILWWSKQQEKSPEAELPSPKFRRFWVACICLSLIFTVTSNPNRTLYFLIPDSIQPWVYVSLAEQWPRSQNMRSLLAQIPPDASVAGTTYLIPHLSSRREVLRFPLYQLINDQGKLVAMDYIIADLWQLQRYQVAFSGDRDALRAIVETTDRLTSTQEYGILHFHNGLLLMRRGVTSNPDAIEAWGEFRQEVIISTRGYKETGSKTPSF; encoded by the coding sequence ATGGTTTTGTTGCTGCACCGCTACTTCACCTTTTATGCTTCCTACGACCAGGGCATTTTTAACCAAGTCTTCTGGAATGGTATCCACGGGCGTTTTTTTCAGAGTTCCCTATCTTCGGCCCTGTCTACTAATGTTGTCCACCAAGGCCAGTTCCCCAACGTTTCCTATCACCGCCTCGGACAACACTTTACCCCCGCTTTACTGCTATGGCTACCCCTGTACGCAATCTTTCCCTCTCCTGTCACCCTCAGCGTGTTACAGGTAACTTTGGTCACCGCTGCGGGTTTAGTTCTTTACCTCCTAGCCAGACAATATTTAGAACCGCCTCTATCTGCCTTAATTGTAGTTAGTTTTTATGGCGCTAATGCCGTTATCGGTCCTACTTTAGCTAATTTTCACGATGTCAGCCAAATTCCTTTATTTGTGTTTACTCTTCTCTTGGCTATGGAGAAGGGTTGGTGGTGGTTATTCTGGATATTGTCCGTTTTAATTTTAGGCGTGCGAGAAGATGCGGGCGTGGTTTTATTTGGGGTGGGAGTTTATATGATTCTCAGCCACAGATTCCCCCGCCGTGGCTTGATTGTCTGTGTTCTCAGTTTCGGTTATATGCTGGTTTTAACTAATCTGATTATGCCCTTGTTTTCGGCGGACATCTCCCAGCGGTTCATGATGGAACGGTTTGGTCAATACGCCGAGGGAGATGAAGCCTCCACTTTACAAATTATTTGGGGAATGGTTAGTAATCCCTTGCGGTTTATTCAGCAGTTATTTACTCCCTTTGGTCGTACTGTTACATATCTTTTGGGTCAATGGTTGCCTTTGGCTTTCATTCCCGCGATCGCTCCCGGTTCTTGGATGATTGCAGGCTTTCCTTTATTAAAGTTATTTTCCGCTCAGGGAATGTCCGTTTTGGCTATTACAATTCGCTACGCTATGACCGTAGTTCCCGGATTGTTTTATGGTAGTATTTTGTGGTGGTCTAAACAACAAGAAAAATCCCCCGAAGCTGAGTTGCCTTCTCCCAAATTCCGACGTTTTTGGGTCGCTTGTATCTGTCTGTCTTTGATATTTACGGTAACTTCTAATCCCAATCGAACTCTGTATTTTTTAATCCCTGATTCCATTCAACCTTGGGTTTATGTTTCTTTGGCTGAACAATGGCCAAGGTCTCAAAATATGCGATCGCTTTTAGCCCAAATTCCCCCAGATGCTAGTGTGGCGGGGACTACTTATTTAATTCCTCATCTGTCCAGTCGCCGCGAGGTTTTACGCTTCCCTCTGTATCAATTAATCAATGATCAGGGTAAGTTGGTGGCTATGGATTATATTATTGCTGATTTGTGGCAACTTCAACGCTATCAGGTCGCTTTTAGTGGCGATCGTGATGCTTTACGTGCGATCGTCGAAACTACCGATCGCTTGACTTCTACTCAAGAATATGGTATTTTGCATTTCCATAATGGCTTGCTTTTAATGCGCCGAGGTGTCACTTCTAATCCTGATGCTATCGAAGCCTGGGGGGAATTTCGACAAGAGGTTATAATTTCGACAAGAGGTTATAAAGAAACTGGGTCTAAAACCCCGTCCTTCTAG
- a CDS encoding histidine kinase: MEVGTTHSKTNSEECLQLLLFVDGRPSSREQVQQICEYLEVLKSEDRFDLQIIDVGEQPYLAEHFKLVATPALVKIHPSPRHILAGTDIVKQLNEFWLRWQQSLEDYRSQQPFEVNGSVKNYRSVADLNYIAELIRLSDEVFRLKQEKEQLQQQVSFKDRIIEILAHDLRSPLTAASLALETLENSQMAGVANSKKFTPALKSRLIQQARTHIRQIDRMITNILRAATGQSSRLQLQPLPLSLLAFFHEILPEFHDQLQAKSLELKTDLPTDTPSVYADRERIRQVIVNLLDNAIKYTPEGGTIWVSVLHRTTQKIQVSICDSGPGIPEENRDRIFQDHFRLERDESQDGYGIGLSLCQRIIHAHYGQIWVSSTSSTGGSCFHFTLPVYETYPSF; this comes from the coding sequence ATGGAAGTCGGAACTACCCATAGCAAGACCAACTCTGAAGAATGCTTACAGCTTTTGCTGTTTGTCGATGGTCGCCCTAGCTCCAGAGAGCAAGTCCAACAAATATGTGAATATCTCGAAGTCCTTAAATCTGAGGACAGATTTGATTTGCAAATTATTGATGTGGGAGAGCAACCCTATCTAGCCGAACACTTTAAGTTAGTTGCGACCCCGGCTTTGGTCAAAATTCACCCCTCACCCCGACATATTCTAGCGGGTACTGATATTGTTAAGCAGCTTAATGAATTTTGGCTACGGTGGCAGCAATCTCTTGAAGACTATCGAAGTCAGCAGCCATTTGAGGTGAACGGTTCAGTTAAAAATTATCGCTCTGTTGCTGACCTGAACTATATTGCTGAACTGATCCGACTTAGTGATGAGGTGTTCCGCCTCAAGCAAGAAAAAGAACAATTGCAACAACAGGTAAGTTTTAAGGATCGCATTATTGAAATTTTGGCTCACGACCTCCGTAGTCCTTTGACCGCCGCCTCTCTGGCTTTGGAAACTTTGGAAAATAGCCAAATGGCGGGTGTGGCTAACTCTAAGAAATTTACACCGGCTCTCAAATCTCGCTTAATCCAACAAGCTCGTACTCATATCCGTCAGATCGATAGGATGATTACTAATATATTAAGGGCTGCAACGGGTCAGAGTTCTCGGTTACAACTGCAACCTTTGCCATTGTCACTGTTGGCATTTTTTCACGAGATACTACCAGAGTTTCATGATCAGTTACAGGCGAAATCTCTGGAACTCAAAACTGATTTACCCACTGATACCCCTTCTGTCTATGCCGATCGCGAACGGATTCGTCAAGTTATTGTGAATTTGTTGGATAATGCGATTAAATATACCCCAGAGGGCGGAACTATTTGGGTGTCTGTCTTGCATCGCACTACCCAAAAAATACAGGTCAGTATTTGTGACAGTGGCCCTGGTATCCCTGAAGAAAATCGCGATCGCATTTTTCAGGATCACTTCCGTCTCGAACGCGATGAGTCCCAGGATGGTTATGGTATTGGTTTATCTCTCTGTCAGAGAATTATCCATGCTCACTATGGTCAGATTTGGGTCAGTTCCACCTCTTCCACCGGCGGTAGCTGTTTTCACTTTACCCTACCTGTCTATGAAACTTACCCTAGCTTTTAA
- the mutT gene encoding 8-oxo-dGTP diphosphatase MutT, translating to MSQLLSAFPHKSIGVAVIWNDDGQILIDKRLPQGAIGGLWEFPGGKIEPGETIQDCIRREIYEEIGIAIAVQDHLITVEHSYSDFRITLEVYNCTHLYGVPQTLECQEIRWVTLAEIDQFSFPQANQKIITALRQLHC from the coding sequence ATGTCTCAACTATTATCTGCTTTTCCCCATAAGTCTATTGGTGTTGCTGTGATCTGGAACGATGACGGACAGATTTTGATTGATAAACGTCTTCCTCAAGGTGCTATAGGCGGACTTTGGGAGTTTCCTGGTGGTAAAATTGAACCCGGTGAAACTATCCAAGATTGTATCCGACGCGAAATTTATGAGGAAATTGGTATTGCGATCGCTGTCCAAGACCATCTGATCACTGTTGAACATTCCTATAGCGATTTTCGGATTACACTTGAGGTCTATAACTGCACTCATCTCTACGGAGTACCTCAAACACTAGAATGCCAAGAAATTCGCTGGGTCACTTTGGCAGAAATTGATCAGTTTTCCTTTCCTCAAGCTAATCAGAAGATTATTACCGCTCTCCGACAGCTACATTGTTAA